The Sediminispirochaeta smaragdinae DSM 11293 genome has a segment encoding these proteins:
- a CDS encoding P-loop NTPase, whose amino-acid sequence MGSTIAIASGKGGVGKTTVAVNLALQWAKQGLQVSIIDVDPLSDVASALDIAPEKLKAIPETIDSRLPLSNYVLDIFPRVKLLFPIAASQKGRNRDLKRYMDNGGAKEAEQGCDILILDLPAGTDEEENIAFLAFARALLLVTNPDPLSHTAAGAYLRKAAALERRIPVLLWHNKYRGRESLSFDPRDLVGNYNHNVPEEERLDPSSFSLIHVAYLPPDPALDLLSGDTAIEPLLLRSMESSCGLLLDAFLDEKVGHISSGARTTSVLKGFVYSLDIDTATDSPMVAKELLAYLAAYSGNKMDMPLIAEGTEIDLLAHFFHALFSDPFFLQIKKVLSLIREASEAASERTAPFLRNRDERKRLVFEKEVTALLMRADLAAETIPELRNPAGLLLFQFALFKLLASSSVRNLIESSVPKREDDNGQKERDRRRQISLLIEKSDHYHGKHIELVKQLLPVVSRQVKTMAKTFELEHLIFRNKTGSVHVQAYTQLTASFLHEAVNSGLGVIIGFRHRPAAEAFREGAERLLAYLSEI is encoded by the coding sequence ATGGGATCAACGATTGCAATTGCTTCCGGTAAAGGTGGAGTCGGTAAAACGACGGTTGCAGTAAATCTGGCTCTTCAATGGGCGAAACAAGGCCTACAAGTTTCCATTATCGACGTCGATCCCCTTTCCGATGTGGCATCAGCCCTCGACATCGCCCCTGAAAAACTGAAGGCAATACCGGAAACAATTGACTCACGGCTGCCTTTATCGAACTACGTCCTGGATATTTTCCCCCGGGTAAAACTTCTTTTTCCCATCGCTGCTTCGCAAAAAGGTCGCAACCGCGACCTCAAACGGTACATGGATAACGGAGGTGCAAAAGAGGCGGAGCAAGGATGTGACATACTCATCCTCGATCTGCCTGCAGGAACGGATGAAGAAGAAAATATTGCCTTTCTTGCCTTTGCCCGGGCACTGCTGCTTGTAACCAATCCCGATCCCCTTAGCCACACCGCGGCAGGAGCCTATCTGCGGAAAGCTGCAGCTCTTGAGCGTAGGATTCCAGTCCTGCTTTGGCATAATAAATATCGGGGAAGAGAATCCCTCAGTTTTGATCCCCGGGATCTGGTGGGCAATTACAATCATAATGTTCCGGAAGAGGAAAGGCTTGATCCCTCATCGTTTTCTCTGATCCATGTTGCCTACCTACCACCTGATCCGGCATTGGATCTTCTCTCGGGCGACACCGCCATTGAACCACTCCTTCTTCGCTCCATGGAAAGCAGCTGCGGTCTGTTGCTGGATGCCTTTCTGGACGAAAAGGTCGGCCACATCTCTTCCGGTGCCAGAACGACATCGGTACTCAAGGGGTTCGTCTATTCCCTTGACATAGACACGGCCACCGACTCACCGATGGTCGCGAAAGAGCTTCTTGCATACCTTGCCGCATACTCGGGGAACAAGATGGATATGCCTCTTATAGCGGAAGGTACTGAAATCGATCTTCTGGCACATTTTTTCCATGCTCTTTTTTCCGACCCCTTTTTTCTCCAGATAAAAAAGGTTCTATCCCTTATTCGAGAGGCATCAGAGGCGGCATCGGAACGGACCGCCCCTTTTCTTCGAAACAGAGACGAACGGAAACGGCTCGTATTTGAGAAAGAGGTTACCGCCCTTTTGATGCGTGCCGATCTTGCCGCCGAAACCATTCCGGAATTACGTAATCCAGCGGGGCTACTTCTCTTCCAATTTGCCCTTTTCAAGCTTCTTGCATCATCCTCAGTCAGGAATCTGATCGAGTCCTCCGTACCAAAACGGGAAGACGATAATGGACAAAAAGAACGGGACAGAAGAAGGCAAATATCCCTCCTCATCGAAAAAAGCGACCATTATCACGGAAAACATATCGAATTGGTAAAGCAGCTTCTTCCCGTGGTATCACGACAAGTAAAAACGATGGCAAAAACCTTCGAACTGGAACATTTGATCTTTCGGAACAAAACAGGATCGGTTCACGTCCAGGCCTATACCCAGCTAACCGCCTCCTTTCTTCACGAGGCGGTTAACAGCGGCTTGGGTGTGATCATCGGTTTTCGTCATCGCCCTGCTGCAGAGGCTTTTCGTGAAGGAGCGGAAAGGCTTCTCGCCTACCTCTCAGAGATATAA
- a CDS encoding thiamine ABC transporter substrate-binding protein, with translation MKRYLPLLLAVIGVILIATIMVGRTKPETDGITVYTYDSFISEWGPGPEIAKQFTEQSGITVNYVAPGDAGQTLQRLINEKEAPVADVAIGIDNNLFPKAEEEGIFLSYTSPELKKVDSSLRFEDDLLTPYDYSDFAFIWDSQKLENPPQSFADLTDPRFKEKIIIMDPRTSTPGLGLLLWSEKIYGDKLFDFWKAFAPNILTVSSSWDTGYGLFTSGEAPLVISYTTSPPYHLEYEGTERYKALIFPEGHYMQIEGAGVVAGTKQRKAAEAFIDFLISEDAQAVIPLTNWMYPVREGTPLPDSFRLAPKPDKQLQINPAPDGTTVDTLIELWTKALLQ, from the coding sequence ATGAAACGTTACCTTCCCCTCCTTCTTGCTGTGATCGGTGTGATTCTCATCGCAACGATCATGGTAGGAAGAACAAAACCCGAAACAGACGGGATTACCGTCTATACCTACGACAGTTTTATTTCCGAATGGGGTCCAGGTCCGGAGATCGCGAAACAATTTACCGAACAAAGCGGTATTACGGTAAACTATGTCGCACCGGGAGACGCCGGCCAGACCCTCCAGCGGCTTATCAACGAAAAAGAGGCCCCCGTTGCCGATGTAGCGATCGGTATCGACAACAACCTCTTTCCCAAGGCTGAAGAAGAGGGGATCTTTCTATCCTACACATCGCCGGAACTCAAAAAGGTCGATTCTTCTCTCAGATTCGAGGACGACCTCCTGACCCCCTACGATTACAGCGACTTTGCTTTCATTTGGGATAGCCAGAAGCTTGAAAATCCTCCCCAGAGTTTTGCAGATCTTACCGATCCGCGGTTTAAGGAAAAAATCATCATCATGGACCCCAGAACCAGCACCCCCGGTCTGGGCCTTCTGCTGTGGAGCGAAAAAATCTACGGTGACAAGCTTTTTGACTTTTGGAAGGCCTTTGCCCCGAATATCCTTACGGTTAGCTCCAGCTGGGACACTGGTTACGGCCTTTTCACCAGTGGGGAGGCTCCTCTGGTGATTAGCTATACCACCAGCCCCCCCTATCATCTCGAATATGAAGGCACAGAACGATACAAGGCCCTTATATTTCCCGAAGGCCATTATATGCAAATTGAAGGCGCAGGCGTGGTGGCGGGCACAAAGCAGAGAAAGGCAGCAGAGGCCTTTATCGACTTCTTAATCTCCGAAGATGCACAGGCGGTGATCCCTTTGACCAACTGGATGTATCCGGTGAGGGAGGGGACCCCACTTCCCGATTCCTTCCGTCTTGCCCCTAAACCCGATAAGCAGCTGCAGATCAACCCTGCTCCGGACGGTACAACCGTCGATACGCTGATTGAGCTCTGGACCAAGGCTTTGTTGCAATGA
- a CDS encoding ABC transporter permease has protein sequence MNNASRKKSISGGVALAALPGLMFLFLFFFIPLLTILSGAFIDEAGKISLLPLLATVRDENLLRILGFTFLQAFLSSLIALAMGLPGAYFIARCDFPGKKILRSLSVVPFVIPPILVVLGFVTIFGNNGIINRFLMQLTGSGTPPLKILYSLKGILLAHGFYNFPVVLRIVASHWEAIPEKQEQAAQLLGAKRSAVFRTITLPQLMPAVVSSMLLVFLFCFSSFAVVMVLGGGPKTTTIEVEIFRLARINLDLRAAGRVALIAAGLTILPLLLNFGTESRFTGMGASDRDHRIVRGRNPKVRLFGAVYGLAMVILVIGPLLGVIASGFLEVEGPLAAPRFSLRWFAGIFSVSGPDAFSITAARSIAGSLLLSGLTLLITIPTATLFALATVRSGGKRAKLFELMASLPMSISTVILGSGYLAISVAYPMLTAAPLFIAGAHSVIAFPFVFRSIVTALAKIDGSYRRAAISLGAKPAKAFTDIELPMLESSLFSAAAFAFALSVGEMNATLTLSGGSFPTLPITIYRLIGSYQFHRASALGTVLIVLCAVAFLLLDRSTRRKKEM, from the coding sequence ATGAATAACGCTTCTCGAAAAAAAAGCATAAGCGGCGGTGTTGCTTTGGCAGCGCTGCCGGGGCTTATGTTTCTTTTTCTGTTCTTTTTCATTCCCCTGCTCACCATTCTTTCCGGTGCCTTCATCGATGAGGCGGGGAAAATTTCTTTGCTGCCGCTTCTCGCTACCGTAAGGGACGAAAATCTGCTGAGAATTCTCGGATTCACCTTTCTTCAGGCCTTTTTGAGTTCCCTTATCGCCCTTGCCATGGGGCTTCCCGGCGCCTATTTTATTGCCCGGTGTGATTTTCCCGGGAAAAAGATTCTCAGGTCCCTGAGTGTCGTCCCATTTGTCATCCCACCGATACTGGTCGTACTCGGATTCGTGACGATTTTCGGCAACAACGGGATCATAAACCGTTTTCTGATGCAGCTTACCGGTAGCGGTACACCGCCGCTGAAAATCTTGTACTCGCTGAAAGGAATACTTCTGGCCCACGGTTTTTACAATTTCCCCGTCGTACTTCGAATCGTAGCCTCTCACTGGGAGGCAATCCCCGAAAAACAGGAGCAGGCAGCACAGCTTCTGGGAGCAAAACGCTCGGCAGTCTTTAGGACCATCACCCTACCTCAGCTGATGCCTGCCGTTGTTTCAAGTATGCTTTTGGTCTTCCTATTTTGTTTCTCAAGTTTTGCCGTGGTCATGGTACTGGGCGGCGGCCCGAAAACAACGACAATCGAAGTGGAAATCTTCCGCCTTGCCAGAATCAATCTGGATCTACGGGCAGCAGGGAGAGTGGCGCTCATTGCGGCAGGCCTTACGATCCTTCCCCTCTTACTAAATTTTGGTACAGAAAGCAGGTTCACAGGCATGGGAGCATCCGATCGGGATCATCGCATCGTTCGGGGCAGGAATCCTAAGGTCAGGCTTTTTGGTGCCGTTTACGGACTTGCAATGGTTATTCTTGTTATAGGACCACTTCTCGGGGTAATTGCCAGCGGATTTCTCGAGGTTGAAGGTCCCCTTGCGGCGCCCCGCTTCTCACTCCGCTGGTTCGCCGGAATCTTCTCCGTCTCAGGACCGGACGCCTTCTCGATAACTGCAGCGAGGTCTATTGCCGGTTCTCTTTTACTTTCGGGACTTACCCTGCTTATCACGATACCGACGGCTACCCTCTTTGCCCTGGCCACGGTTCGTTCGGGAGGGAAACGGGCAAAGCTGTTTGAACTGATGGCAAGCCTTCCCATGAGTATTTCCACCGTCATCCTCGGGAGTGGATATCTCGCCATCTCCGTCGCATATCCCATGCTCACGGCCGCTCCCCTCTTCATCGCCGGGGCCCATAGTGTTATCGCCTTTCCCTTTGTCTTCCGCAGCATTGTTACCGCCCTGGCAAAAATCGACGGATCGTATCGCAGGGCTGCAATATCTCTTGGGGCAAAGCCTGCCAAGGCCTTCACCGATATCGAATTGCCGATGTTGGAATCATCTCTCTTTTCTGCCGCTGCCTTCGCCTTCGCCCTATCGGTGGGAGAGATGAATGCAACCCTTACCCTTTCCGGCGGCAGCTTCCCCACTCTGCCCATCACCATCTATCGCCTGATTGGTTCATATCAGTTTCATCGGGCAAGTGCCCTCGGTACGGTACTTATCGTGCTGTGTGCCGTCGCCTTTTTGCTACTTGATCGATCGACTCGCCGAAAAAAGGAGATGTGA
- a CDS encoding ABC transporter ATP-binding protein, translating into MKLIVERLVKQFDDFSFEASFQADIGSFITLLGPSGGGKTTALQLISGLIPPDSGHIHFGDIELSRLEPWKRDIGFVFQDYALFPHMSVEENVAYGLQQRQGARQKKEEITDRVSQMLTLVGLEGFEKRKPETLSGGERQRVALARAIAPDPRLLLFDEPLSALDAPLRSRLREEIRELQKKLGITTIYVTHDRDEALSMSDLIVIMNEGRVIEQGAPRTLYRKPATLFTARFLGEGSTITREGKKSFFRPENATLLLEPEDSALRGKMKSLRYLGGRALATIILADKTEISAMVPEQRIDDFEEHKGKPVWVRIDKETLIRVS; encoded by the coding sequence GTGAAACTTATTGTAGAGCGACTGGTAAAACAGTTCGACGATTTTTCTTTTGAAGCATCATTTCAGGCCGACATCGGTAGTTTCATCACCCTGTTGGGGCCTTCGGGCGGGGGAAAAACAACAGCCCTTCAGCTGATATCAGGCCTGATTCCTCCGGATTCGGGACACATACACTTCGGTGATATCGAACTTTCGCGTCTCGAGCCGTGGAAAAGGGATATCGGTTTTGTTTTTCAGGATTATGCCCTTTTCCCTCACATGAGTGTTGAAGAAAACGTAGCCTATGGCCTACAGCAACGACAGGGAGCGAGACAAAAAAAAGAGGAGATTACGGACAGAGTCTCTCAAATGCTTACACTGGTCGGCCTGGAGGGCTTTGAAAAACGTAAACCGGAAACCCTTTCCGGAGGAGAACGGCAACGTGTTGCCTTGGCCCGCGCCATAGCACCGGATCCCCGTCTTCTCCTCTTTGATGAGCCCCTTTCCGCCTTAGATGCCCCTCTTCGCAGTCGGCTGAGGGAAGAGATACGGGAATTACAGAAGAAATTGGGAATTACGACAATCTACGTCACCCATGATCGGGATGAAGCGCTCTCTATGAGCGATTTGATCGTCATCATGAACGAAGGGAGGGTCATTGAGCAGGGCGCTCCCCGGACACTCTACCGAAAGCCGGCAACACTTTTTACGGCACGCTTTTTGGGGGAGGGATCGACCATCACACGAGAAGGCAAAAAAAGCTTTTTTCGCCCGGAAAACGCCACGCTTCTTTTGGAACCGGAAGATTCTGCCCTTCGAGGAAAGATGAAGAGTCTCCGTTATCTTGGCGGACGAGCTTTGGCTACAATCATCCTGGCCGACAAGACAGAGATCAGCGCCATGGTGCCGGAACAGAGAATCGACGACTTCGAAGAACATAAAGGAAAGCCGGTATGGGTTCGGATCGACAAAGAGACCCTGATCAGGGTCTCATAG
- a CDS encoding GGDEF domain-containing response regulator has product MDDEIITVLIDQSEDRVKITTILEEEGYTVVSCEHPNELYELIGTGSVAVVILDQHISDQAGDAVCGVIRRRFPGIPLQILLVAKTPNSVQDCLNSGGDDFVCKPILRLEFLTRIRASLIRERAQRDIYTERDFFRNAVRYEEELSNRILDQHLHLKEAFANIEKINQELETSNRRLEKIARFDILSGLLNRMSLFHTIDIEIERAVRTGRNLSGIMVDLDFFKMINDNHGHLAGDEAIRMVGKVLIQEMRRYDQAGRYGGEEFFVVLPDSNGEQSLGIAERLRKKLESSPFFFDRKKISLTASFGVTTFKPGESREHWIGRADRAMYQAKQGGRNRVVLLV; this is encoded by the coding sequence ATGGACGATGAGATCATTACTGTCCTGATCGATCAATCGGAAGATCGGGTCAAAATTACCACAATCCTGGAAGAAGAAGGCTATACGGTAGTTTCATGCGAGCATCCGAACGAGCTCTATGAGTTGATTGGTACAGGATCGGTTGCCGTGGTCATCCTTGATCAGCATATTTCCGACCAGGCGGGAGATGCCGTTTGTGGAGTGATCAGAAGGCGTTTTCCCGGCATACCGCTTCAAATATTATTGGTTGCAAAGACCCCCAATTCCGTTCAGGACTGTTTAAATAGCGGAGGGGATGATTTCGTCTGCAAGCCCATCCTCCGTCTCGAATTCCTTACAAGAATTCGGGCCTCACTTATTCGGGAGCGGGCCCAGCGTGATATTTACACCGAACGGGATTTCTTTCGGAATGCCGTTCGCTATGAAGAGGAACTTTCCAATCGCATTCTCGACCAGCACCTTCATCTGAAGGAGGCCTTTGCCAATATCGAAAAAATAAACCAGGAACTGGAGACCTCGAATCGAAGGCTTGAAAAAATTGCCCGTTTTGATATTCTCAGCGGCTTGTTGAACCGGATGAGCCTTTTTCATACCATTGATATAGAAATAGAACGAGCGGTACGGACCGGACGCAACTTATCGGGAATCATGGTTGATCTTGATTTTTTCAAAATGATAAACGATAACCATGGGCATTTGGCGGGTGACGAGGCCATTCGGATGGTCGGTAAGGTACTGATTCAGGAGATGAGGCGATATGATCAGGCTGGTCGCTACGGGGGCGAAGAGTTTTTTGTTGTACTTCCCGACAGTAACGGAGAACAGTCATTAGGAATCGCCGAACGCCTTCGAAAGAAGCTTGAGTCATCGCCCTTTTTTTTCGATAGAAAGAAGATATCGCTTACCGCCTCCTTTGGTGTTACCACCTTCAAACCGGGGGAGAGCCGTGAACACTGGATCGGCAGAGCCGACAGGGCAATGTATCAGGCGAAGCAGGGGGGGCGAAATAGGGTTGTTCTTCTGGTTTGA